One stretch of Callospermophilus lateralis isolate mCalLat2 chromosome 11, mCalLat2.hap1, whole genome shotgun sequence DNA includes these proteins:
- the Flcn gene encoding folliculin: MNAIVALCHFCELHGPRTLFCTEVLHAPLPQGATNGDSPGQGEQAEEEEGGIQMSSRVRAHSPAEGASAESSSPGPKKSDMCEGCRSLAAGHPGYISHDKETSIKYVSHQHPNHPQLFSIVRQACVRSLSCEVCPGREGPIFFGDEQHGFVFSHTFFIKDSLARGFQRWYSIIAIMMDRIYLINSWPFLLGKIRGIIDELQGKALKVFEAEQFGCPQRAQRMNTAFTPFLHQRNGNAARSLTSLTSDDNLWACLHTSFAWLLKACGSRLTEKLLEGAPTEDTLVQMEKLADLEEESEGWDNSGAEEEEKGPVLPEGAEGRELAKCPTGASSLSDCGNWQSRKLSVFKSLRHMRQVLGAPYFRMLAWHVLMGNQVIWKSRDVDLVQSAFEVLRTMLPVGCVRIIPYSSQYEEAYRCNFLGLSPHVQIPAHVLASEFVVIVEVHTATRSMLHPVGCEDDQSLSKYEFVVTSGSPVAADRVGPTILNKIEAALTNQNLSVDVVDQCLVCLKEEWMNKVKVLFKFTKVDSRPKEDTQKLLSVLGASEEDNVKLLKFWMTGLSKTYKSHLMSTVRSPTASESRN; the protein is encoded by the exons ATGAATGCCATCGTTGCCCTCTGTCACTTCTGCGAGCTCCATGGCCCCCGCACTCTCTTTTGCACGGAAGTTCTACACGCCCCTCTACCCCAGGGGGCCACGAATGGGGACAGCCCAGGCCAAGGGGAACAAGCCGAGGAGGAAGAGGGCGGCATCCAGATGAGCAGCCGGGTCCGTGCCCACAGCCCAGCTGAGGGGGCCAGCGCGGAGTCCAGCAGCCCAGGGCCCAAAAAGTcagacatgtgtgag GGTTGCCGGTCACTTGCTGCTGGGCACCCAGGCTATATCAGCCATGATAAAGAGACCTCAATTAAGTACGTTAGTCACCAACACCCAAACCACCCCCAGCTCTTCAGCATTGTCCGCCAGGCCTGTGTGCGGAGCCTGAGCTGCGAG GTGTGCCCTGGCCGAGAAGGTCCCATTTTCTTTGGGGACGAGcagcatggttttgtgttcagccACACCTTCTTCATTAAGGACAGCCTGGCCAGGGGCTTCCAGCGCTGGTACAGCATCATCGCCATCATGATGGACCGGATTTACCTCATCAACTCTTGGCCCTTCCTGCTGGGGAAGATCCGTGGGATCATTGATGAGCTCCAGGGCAAGGCTCTCAAG GTGTTTGAGGCGGAGCAGTTTGGGTGCCCGCAGCGAGCCCAGAGGATGAACACAGCATTCACACCCTTCCTGCACCAGCGGAACGGCAATGCTGCCCGCTCGCTGACTTCCTTGACCAGCGACGACAACCTGTGGGCCTGTCTTCACACGTCCTTTGCCTG GCTCCTGAAAGCATGTGGCAGCCGGCTGACTGAGAAGCTCCTGGAGGGTGCACCAACAGAGGACACCTTGGTTCAGATGGAGAAGCTTGCTG ACTTAGAAGAGGAGTCGGAAGGCTGGGACAACTCTGGGgccgaggaggaggagaaaggccCTGTGCTGCCAGAGGGCGCCGAGGGCCGGGAGCTGGCCAAGTGCCCCACCGGTGCCTCCTCACTCTCAGACTGCGGGAACTGGCAGTCCCGAAAGCTGTCAGTGTTCAAGTCTCTTCGGCACATGAGACAG GTCCTGGGTGCCCCCTATTTCCGCATGTTGGCTTGGCACGTCCTCATGGGGAACCAGGTGATCTGGAAAAGCAGAGACGTGGACTTGGTCCAGTCAGCCTTCGAAGTACTTCGG ACGATGCTGCCCGTGGGCTGTGTCCGCATCATCCCGTACAGCAGCCAGTACGAGGAAGCCTACCGGTGCAACTTCCTGGGGCTCAGCCCGCATGTCCAGATCCCTGCCCATGTGCTGGCTTCAG AGTTTGTGGTCATCGTGGAGGTGCACACGGCCACGCGCTCCATGCTCCACCCAGTAGGGTGTGAGGACGACCAGTCCCTCAGCAAGTACGAGTTCGTGGTGACCAGTGGGAGCCCCGTGGCTGCCGACCGAG TTGGCCCCACCATCCTGAACAAGATTGaagcagctctgaccaaccagaaCCTGTCTGTGGATGTGGTGGACCAGTGCCTCGTCTGCCTCAAGGAGGAATGGATGAA CAAAGTTAAGGTCCTCTTTAAATTCACCAAGGTGGACAGTCGCCCCAAGGAGGACACACAGAAGCTCCTGAGCGTCCTCGGTGCCTCTGAGGAAGACAACGTCAAGCTGCTGAAGTTCTGGATGACAGGCTTGAGCAAGACATACAAGTCACACCTCATGTCCACGGTCCGCAGCCCCACAGCCTCAGAGTCCCGTAACTGA